From a region of the Triticum aestivum cultivar Chinese Spring chromosome 7D, IWGSC CS RefSeq v2.1, whole genome shotgun sequence genome:
- the LOC123165721 gene encoding E3 ubiquitin-protein ligase RGLG5, whose amino-acid sequence MKSPTRSSDRTPFKDMSNSTNQSVIDINNGGEPIDVKERKRQRARERYAQMDADKKDELLKKRREAYQQKKARLLVHSQETESSQDTKNAAPGGKDPFAKFGDDYHTLEQVTDALSHNGLESSNLIVGIDFTKSNEWTGKLSFNNRSLHAIGNTPNPYEQAISIIGRTLARFDEDNLIPCFGFVDATTHDQKVFSFYPENEPCDGFEQALGRYREIVPQLRLAGPTSFAPMIETAIGIVDSSGGQYHVLLIIADGQVTRSVDTGNGQLSPQERETIDAIVKASDYPLSIVLVGVGDGPWDMMRQFDDNIPSRAFDNFQFVNFTEIMSRPIPTSKKEAEFALSALMEIPAQFKATMNLQLLGKRRGFPHRSVLPPPVRVYQQPSGYSAVKQTQSTGTGYVSPQKNASAPRQDSDVGDQQTCPICWSEAKNLAFGCGHQTCADCGKDLKVCPLCQRAISTRIRLY is encoded by the exons ATGAAGTCTCCGACGCGATCGAGTGATCGTACTCCCTTCAAAGACATGTCGAACTCTACGAACCAAA GTGTCATCGATATTAATAATGGAGGGGAACCTATAGATGTGAAAGAGCGCAAGCGGCAACGTGCTAGGGAACGATATGCGCAGATGGATGCAGATAAAAAAGATGAGCTACTTAAAAAGCGTCGTGAAGCCTATCAACAAAAGAAAGCTCGACTATTGGTTCATTCCCAAGAGACAGAATCAAGTCAAGATAC CAAGAACGCCGCGCCGGGAGGGAAAGACCCCTTCGCCAAGTTCGGCGACGATTACCACACCCTGGAGCAG GTGACTGATGCTCTTTCACATAATGGACTGGAGTCCTCAAATCTAATCGTTGGGATTGATTTCACCAAGAGCAACGAATGGACAG GTAAATTGTCCTTCAACAACCGGAGCTTGCATGCAATAGGGAATACTCCAAACCCTTATGAGCAGGCTATATCCATTATCGGGAGAACCCTCGCACGATTTGATGAGGACAATCTGATACCATGCTTTGGATTCGTTGATG CTACTACTCATGATCAAAAGGTATTTAGCTTCTATCCTGAGAACGAACCGTGTGATGGCTTTGAACAAGCACTTGGGCGATACAGAGAAATTGTTCCACAGCTTCGTTTGGCTG GTCCCACTTCATTTGCACCTATGATTGAGACTGCTATTGGTATTGTTGATAGTAGTGGTGGCCAGTACCATGTTCTGCTCATAATAGCAGATGGACAG GTTACACGCAGTGTTGACACTGGTAATGGCCAGTTGAGCCCACAGGAAAGAGAAACTATAGATGCCATTGTGAAAGCAAG TGACTACCCTTTGTCAATTGTGCTTGTTGGAGTTGGTGATGGGCCCTGGGATATGATGAGGCAATTTGATGACAACATTCCTTCTCGTGCATTTGATAATTTTCAG TTTGTGAACTTCACAGAGATCATGTCAAGGCCTATTCCTACTAGCAAAAAGGAGGCAGAATTTGCTCTTTCAGCACTTATGGAGATCCCAGCCCAGTTCAAGGCAACAATGAACCTCCAGCTTCTTGG CAAACGAAGAGGATTTCCGCACCGATCAGTGTTACCTCCACCTGTGAGGGTATATCAACAACCCTCTGGATACTCAGCAGTCAAGCAGACTCAATCGACTGGCACCGGCTATGTGTCGCCACAGAAGAATGCATCAGCACCTCGACAGGACAGTGATGTGGGTGATCAGCAG ACTTGTCCAATCTGCTGGTCTGAAGCAAAGAACCTGGCTTTTGGATGTGGGCACCAG ACATGCGCCGACTGCGGGAAAGATCTGAAGGTTTGCCCCCTTTGCCAGAGGGCGATCTCCACAAGGATTAGGCTCTACTGA